A DNA window from Rossellomorea marisflavi contains the following coding sequences:
- a CDS encoding RluA family pseudouridine synthase, with the protein MEVIQHSIDQNNQGERIDKVVSSLNKDWSRSLVQLWIKEGHVKVNGEVVKANFKCPLDASIEIAIPDPEELDVEAEDLNLDIAYEDQDVIVVNKPKGMVVHPAPGHSSGTMVNGLMHHCKDLSGINGVMRPGIVHRIDKDTSGLLMVAKNDKAHEHLVNQLVEKTVTRKYTAIVHGNIPHEYGTIDAPIGRDPKDRQSMTVVDNGKNAVTHFRVLDRYEDFTLVECELETGRTHQIRVHMKYIGYPLAGDPKYGPRKTLPLNGQALHAGTLGFVHPRTGEYMEFHADLPEEFTKLIARLENSH; encoded by the coding sequence ATGGAAGTCATTCAACACAGCATTGATCAAAATAACCAAGGAGAGCGTATCGACAAGGTTGTCAGCTCCCTGAATAAAGACTGGTCCCGGTCCCTTGTGCAATTATGGATCAAGGAAGGGCATGTGAAGGTGAACGGGGAAGTGGTGAAAGCCAACTTCAAATGCCCTCTCGATGCTTCGATCGAAATCGCGATCCCTGACCCAGAAGAGCTGGATGTCGAGGCAGAGGATCTCAATCTCGATATCGCATACGAAGATCAGGATGTCATCGTCGTCAACAAACCGAAAGGCATGGTCGTCCATCCGGCACCCGGACATTCTTCAGGGACCATGGTGAACGGTCTGATGCACCACTGCAAAGATCTTTCCGGCATCAACGGTGTCATGCGCCCCGGTATTGTACACCGGATTGACAAAGATACGTCCGGTTTATTGATGGTTGCAAAAAACGACAAGGCCCACGAGCATCTTGTCAATCAGCTTGTGGAGAAGACCGTCACACGTAAATATACCGCCATCGTTCATGGGAACATCCCACATGAGTACGGTACGATCGATGCGCCGATCGGAAGGGATCCTAAAGATCGTCAAAGCATGACCGTCGTGGACAATGGCAAAAATGCCGTCACGCATTTCAGGGTGCTCGATCGGTACGAAGATTTCACCCTCGTGGAATGTGAACTTGAGACTGGCCGGACCCATCAAATCCGTGTTCATATGAAATACATCGGATATCCTCTTGCTGGAGACCCGAAATACGGTCCGAGGAAGACGCTGCCACTCAACGGACAGGCCCTTCATGCTGGAACACTTGGATTCGTGCATCCGCGTACAGGCGAATACATGGAATTCCACGCAGATCTTCCGGAAGAATTCACCAAGCTCATTGCACGCCTTGAAAATAGTCATTGA
- a CDS encoding dihydroorotate dehydrogenase electron transfer subunit: MIVNESMKVVSHRLLARNIYELVLEGELVKEITAPGQFVHVKVGAGIDPLLRRPISIAEHDRNEKKMSLIYRAEGKGTKQLALVGAGGRVDVLGPLGNGFDVQQGEGRTALLIGGGIGVPPLYGLSKALRNNGWKVTHVLGFQEEAVSYYEDKFMELGPTHIATVDGSLGRKGFVTDVIEEESIPYDQFFSCGPNPMLKALQSRLSGSGFLSLEERMGCGIGACFACVCHLADDPEGTDYVKVCSDGPVFPVGVVAL; this comes from the coding sequence ATGATCGTCAATGAATCGATGAAGGTGGTGAGTCACCGCCTCCTTGCCAGGAACATCTATGAGCTTGTCCTTGAAGGTGAATTAGTAAAGGAGATTACGGCACCGGGTCAATTTGTCCATGTCAAGGTAGGTGCCGGCATTGATCCCCTTCTAAGAAGACCGATTTCGATTGCTGAACATGATCGGAATGAAAAGAAGATGAGCCTGATCTACCGCGCCGAAGGCAAAGGGACCAAGCAATTGGCCCTTGTCGGGGCGGGAGGAAGGGTCGATGTCCTCGGTCCCCTTGGGAACGGATTCGACGTTCAACAGGGTGAGGGCAGGACGGCCCTGCTTATCGGAGGCGGAATCGGCGTCCCGCCATTATATGGACTATCAAAAGCCCTTCGCAACAACGGGTGGAAGGTGACGCATGTGCTTGGTTTTCAGGAAGAAGCCGTCAGTTATTATGAAGACAAGTTCATGGAACTAGGACCGACGCATATCGCCACCGTGGATGGTTCCCTAGGAAGAAAAGGGTTTGTAACAGATGTGATTGAAGAAGAATCAATTCCGTATGATCAATTTTTTTCCTGCGGACCGAATCCGATGCTGAAGGCACTGCAGAGCAGGCTTTCAGGAAGTGGATTCCTGTCACTGGAAGAACGCATGGGGTGCGGGATCGGCGCTTGCTTCGCGTGTGTGTGTCATCTGGCAGATGATCCTGAAGGGACGGATTATGTGAAAGTATGCAGCGACGGTCCTGTATTTCCTGTAGGGGTGGTGGCGTTATGA
- a CDS encoding carbamoyl phosphate synthase small subunit, translated as MNRQLILEDGTIFIGEGFGADSEVIGEVVFNTSMTGYQEILSDPSYCGQFVTMTYPLIGNYGVNRDDFESISPAVKAFIVRESADFASNWRNESTLDELLRVKGIPGIAGVDTRKLTRLIRKSGSMKGILCSAEEDPALMIDRLNASALRTDQVAQVSTKTAYASPGRGFRVVLMDFGMKHGILRELNKRNCDVIVVPHDTSSEEIRRLQPDGIMLSNGPGDPKDVPEAIQTIKDLLGEIPLFGICLGHQLFALACGADSFKMKFGHRGGNHPVQDVLTKKVALTSQNHGYAVDEASLDDTDLEVTHIAINDGTIEGLKHKEYPAFTVQYHPEASPGPEDSNYLFDDFLTLMNEEKRKEIQHA; from the coding sequence ATGAATAGACAGCTCATTCTGGAAGACGGAACGATTTTTATCGGTGAAGGATTCGGTGCAGACAGCGAGGTCATAGGGGAAGTCGTATTCAACACAAGCATGACAGGGTACCAGGAAATCTTGTCCGATCCCTCTTACTGCGGCCAGTTCGTCACCATGACCTATCCACTGATCGGAAACTACGGGGTGAATCGTGACGATTTCGAATCGATCTCTCCTGCAGTCAAGGCATTCATTGTACGGGAATCGGCAGACTTTGCCTCCAACTGGCGCAATGAGTCCACACTTGATGAGCTGCTCAGGGTCAAGGGGATCCCTGGTATCGCCGGTGTCGATACAAGAAAGCTGACCCGTCTCATAAGGAAATCAGGATCGATGAAAGGCATCCTCTGCAGTGCGGAAGAAGATCCGGCCCTAATGATTGACAGGTTGAACGCATCCGCCCTTAGGACCGATCAAGTTGCGCAGGTTTCCACGAAGACCGCGTATGCCAGTCCTGGTAGGGGATTCAGGGTCGTCTTGATGGACTTTGGAATGAAGCACGGAATCCTTCGGGAGCTTAACAAACGGAATTGCGATGTCATCGTCGTCCCTCATGATACCTCTTCAGAAGAGATCCGGAGACTCCAGCCCGATGGCATCATGCTGTCGAATGGACCGGGAGACCCGAAGGACGTACCGGAAGCCATCCAGACGATCAAAGACCTCCTCGGTGAGATCCCACTGTTCGGGATCTGCCTCGGTCACCAGCTATTCGCCCTCGCCTGTGGGGCCGATTCATTCAAGATGAAGTTCGGACACAGGGGCGGAAATCATCCTGTTCAGGATGTGTTGACGAAGAAGGTGGCCCTGACTTCCCAGAACCACGGGTATGCGGTGGATGAAGCTTCCCTTGACGATACCGATCTCGAGGTTACCCATATCGCCATCAATGACGGGACGATCGAAGGGTTGAAGCATAAGGAATATCCTGCCTTCACGGTTCAATACCACCCTGAGGCATCTCCGGGACCTGAAGATTCCAATTACTTGTTCGATGATTTCTTGACACTCATGAATGAAGAGAAAAGGAAGGAGATTCAACATGCCTAA
- the carB gene encoding carbamoyl-phosphate synthase large subunit encodes MPKRTDIKSILVIGSGPIIIGQAAEFDYAGTQACIALKEEGYRVILVNSNPATIMTDAEMADKVYIEPLTLEFVSRIIRKERPDALLPTLGGQTGLNLAVELHQSGVLEECGVEILGTKLSAIEQAEDRDLFRKLMNELSEPVPQSEIIHTVSEAYTFVEEVGFPVIVRPAYTLGGTGGGICHNEEELNEIVSSGLKYSPVTQCLLEKSIAGFKEVEYEVMRDASDNAIVVCNMENIDPVGIHTGDSIVVAPSQTLSDREYQMLRNTSLKIIRALGIEGGCNVQLALDPDSFQYYIIEVNPRVSRSSALASKATGYPIAKLAAKIAVGLTLDEMMNPVTGKTYAAFEPALDYVVTKIPRWPFDKFESAKRNLGTQMKATGEVMAIGRTLEESLLKAIRSLESNTYHLGLDELNAKEPEWIEKRIRKAGDERLFFIGEALRRGITIETIHDWSKIDLFFLNKMDRIIRFEEQLRNHPFDHAIAYKAKRMGFSDIAIASLWSVKEREVYEWRKQEELTPVYKMVDTCAAEFESETPYFYGTYEDENESEVTERESIIVLGSGPIRIGQGVEFDYATVHSVWAIKEAGYEAIIVNNNPETVSTDFSISDKLYFEPLTVEDVMHIIDHEKPKGVVVQFGGQTAINLADELVNRGVRILGTSLEDLDRAENRDKFEHTLQELGIPQPEGKTAVSVEGAIAIAESIGYPVLVRPSYVLGGRAMEIVYREEELLHYMENAVKVNPQHPVLIDRYLIGKEIEVDAVCDGEDVIIPGIMEHIERAGVHSGDSIAVYPPQQLTEEQKSTIVDYTTRLAKGLNIVGLLNIQYVISKGEVYVLEVNPRSSRTVPFISKITNVPMANVATKAILGISLRELGYEPGLVEEAEGVYVKVPVFSFAKLRRVDITLGPEMKSTGEVMGKDQTLEKALYKGMVAAGMQMKDHGSVLMTVADKDKEEAASLARRFVSIGYQILATKGTASYLASQGIQVREVDKIGSTGPTLLDIIQSGETQLVINTLTKGKQPARDGFRIRRESVENGIPCLTSLDTAQAILRVYESMTFSAEAIAAKPSRKAVHS; translated from the coding sequence ATGCCTAAACGTACAGACATTAAAAGCATCCTTGTAATCGGGAGTGGCCCGATCATCATCGGCCAGGCAGCAGAATTCGACTATGCGGGGACACAGGCCTGCATCGCCCTGAAAGAGGAAGGATACAGGGTCATCCTGGTGAACTCGAATCCAGCCACCATCATGACCGATGCCGAAATGGCCGATAAGGTATACATCGAACCCCTGACCCTTGAATTCGTATCCCGCATCATCCGTAAAGAGCGGCCGGATGCCCTCCTTCCGACCCTCGGAGGGCAAACGGGTCTCAATCTTGCCGTCGAACTCCATCAATCAGGCGTACTGGAAGAGTGCGGAGTGGAGATTCTCGGTACGAAGCTTTCGGCCATCGAACAGGCAGAAGATCGTGATCTGTTCCGTAAACTGATGAATGAGCTTTCGGAACCGGTACCTCAAAGCGAAATCATCCATACGGTGTCAGAGGCATACACATTCGTCGAGGAGGTAGGCTTCCCGGTCATCGTACGCCCTGCATACACCCTTGGTGGAACAGGAGGCGGGATCTGCCACAACGAAGAAGAACTGAATGAAATCGTCAGCTCCGGGTTGAAATACAGCCCCGTCACCCAGTGCCTTCTGGAAAAAAGCATCGCCGGCTTCAAGGAGGTCGAATATGAAGTGATGCGGGATGCGTCAGACAATGCCATCGTGGTTTGTAATATGGAAAACATCGATCCGGTTGGGATCCATACAGGGGATTCCATCGTCGTGGCCCCGAGCCAGACGCTTAGCGACAGGGAATATCAGATGCTCAGGAATACCAGCCTGAAGATCATCCGTGCCCTGGGGATCGAAGGGGGCTGCAATGTGCAGCTGGCGCTCGATCCGGACAGCTTCCAGTATTACATCATCGAGGTCAACCCGCGTGTAAGCAGGTCCTCGGCTCTTGCTTCGAAGGCGACGGGCTATCCGATCGCGAAGCTTGCCGCGAAGATCGCTGTGGGCTTGACCCTGGATGAAATGATGAATCCCGTGACAGGGAAGACCTACGCGGCATTCGAACCGGCCCTTGATTATGTGGTCACGAAGATCCCGAGATGGCCTTTCGATAAGTTCGAATCGGCCAAACGGAATCTGGGCACCCAGATGAAGGCTACGGGGGAAGTGATGGCCATCGGAAGGACCTTGGAGGAGTCGCTGCTGAAAGCGATCAGGTCCCTTGAGAGCAATACGTACCATCTCGGATTGGATGAATTGAACGCCAAGGAACCGGAATGGATCGAGAAACGGATCCGCAAAGCAGGGGATGAGAGACTGTTCTTCATCGGTGAAGCGCTCCGACGAGGCATCACGATCGAGACGATTCATGACTGGAGCAAGATCGACCTATTCTTCCTGAATAAAATGGACCGGATCATCCGCTTCGAAGAACAACTGCGAAACCACCCATTCGATCACGCGATTGCGTACAAAGCAAAACGCATGGGCTTCTCGGATATCGCCATTGCCTCCCTCTGGTCTGTGAAGGAGAGGGAAGTGTATGAGTGGAGGAAGCAGGAGGAACTGACACCGGTTTACAAAATGGTGGATACCTGTGCTGCGGAATTTGAATCTGAAACGCCTTACTTCTACGGAACATATGAGGATGAAAATGAATCGGAAGTAACAGAGCGCGAGAGCATCATCGTCCTTGGTTCCGGACCGATTCGGATCGGTCAGGGGGTCGAATTCGACTATGCCACCGTCCACTCCGTCTGGGCCATCAAGGAAGCGGGTTACGAAGCGATCATCGTCAATAACAATCCCGAAACGGTTTCCACTGACTTCTCCATTTCGGATAAATTATACTTCGAACCGTTGACGGTGGAAGATGTGATGCACATCATCGACCATGAAAAGCCGAAAGGGGTCGTCGTACAGTTCGGGGGCCAAACCGCCATCAATCTGGCAGATGAACTTGTGAATCGCGGTGTGCGCATCCTCGGCACGTCACTGGAAGACCTGGATCGGGCGGAAAACAGGGATAAGTTCGAGCACACCCTGCAGGAACTCGGTATTCCACAGCCTGAGGGCAAGACAGCCGTATCGGTGGAAGGGGCTATCGCCATTGCCGAATCGATCGGTTATCCCGTGCTCGTCAGACCATCGTATGTTCTTGGCGGAAGAGCCATGGAAATCGTGTATCGAGAAGAGGAGCTCCTCCACTACATGGAAAATGCCGTGAAAGTGAACCCGCAGCATCCCGTCCTTATCGACCGCTACTTGATCGGAAAGGAAATCGAAGTGGATGCCGTCTGTGACGGGGAAGATGTAATCATCCCTGGGATCATGGAGCATATCGAGCGGGCAGGGGTCCACTCCGGGGATTCCATCGCCGTCTACCCGCCACAGCAGCTGACTGAAGAGCAAAAAAGCACGATTGTAGATTATACAACAAGGCTCGCCAAAGGATTGAATATCGTCGGCCTTTTGAACATCCAATATGTCATTTCAAAAGGCGAAGTCTACGTACTGGAAGTGAATCCACGCTCAAGCCGGACGGTTCCGTTCATTTCAAAGATCACCAACGTGCCGATGGCGAACGTTGCCACCAAGGCGATCCTCGGCATCTCCCTGCGTGAACTGGGATATGAGCCGGGGCTCGTGGAAGAAGCGGAAGGCGTGTATGTCAAAGTGCCGGTATTCTCTTTCGCCAAATTGAGAAGGGTGGACATCACGCTTGGACCTGAAATGAAATCCACCGGTGAAGTCATGGGGAAAGATCAGACCCTGGAGAAAGCACTGTACAAAGGCATGGTGGCAGCCGGCATGCAGATGAAAGACCACGGTTCGGTTCTCATGACAGTAGCAGACAAGGACAAGGAAGAAGCGGCAAGCCTTGCAAGAAGGTTCGTAAGCATCGGGTACCAGATCCTTGCCACGAAAGGAACGGCATCGTACCTTGCCTCTCAAGGCATCCAGGTCCGTGAAGTGGATAAGATCGGTTCCACCGGACCGACTCTTCTCGACATCATCCAAAGCGGGGAAACGCAGCTCGTCATCAATACGCTGACCAAAGGAAAGCAGCCGGCACGTGACGGCTTCCGGATCCGAAGGGAGTCGGTGGAGAACGGCATCCCGTGCCTGACCTCCCTGGATACAGCCCAAGCTATACTGAGAGTCTACGAATCTATGACATTCTCTGCGGAGGCGATAGCTGCGAAACCATCAAGAAAGGCGGTCCATTCATGA
- a CDS encoding dihydroorotate dehydrogenase: MKQLQIELPGLSLKNPIMPASGCFGFGREYSQFYDLSELGAIMIKATTEEPRFGNPTPRVAETNAGMLNAIGLQNPGLDAVMQKELPWLSRFDVPIIANVAGSQMEDYVHVAREISKASNVHALELNISCPNVKTGGIAFGTIPEVAMELTRKVKAVSEVPLYVKLSPNVSNIVEMAKAVERGGADGLTMINTLLGMRLDLKTGRPILANKTGGLSGPAIKPVAIRMIHEVSQAVDLPIIGMGGVESAEDVIEYFYAGASAVAVGTANFVDPFICKKIIHELPALLAEMNVDHISQLTGRSWGKHEQAVYRP, from the coding sequence ATGAAACAATTACAGATTGAGTTGCCCGGCTTGAGTTTGAAGAATCCGATCATGCCGGCGTCGGGATGTTTTGGATTCGGCAGGGAATACAGCCAATTCTACGACCTGAGCGAACTGGGGGCCATCATGATCAAAGCGACGACGGAAGAGCCCCGTTTCGGCAATCCCACGCCGCGTGTCGCAGAAACCAATGCCGGGATGCTGAATGCCATCGGTCTCCAGAATCCCGGTTTGGATGCGGTCATGCAAAAGGAGCTGCCGTGGCTTTCCAGGTTCGACGTGCCCATCATCGCCAATGTGGCGGGTTCGCAGATGGAAGACTATGTTCATGTGGCCCGTGAAATCTCCAAAGCATCAAATGTACATGCCCTTGAACTCAACATCTCCTGTCCGAATGTGAAAACCGGCGGAATCGCCTTCGGGACAATCCCCGAGGTTGCCATGGAGTTGACAAGAAAGGTTAAAGCCGTGTCAGAGGTTCCCCTATACGTCAAACTTTCACCGAATGTCTCCAATATCGTGGAGATGGCCAAAGCCGTTGAACGGGGTGGTGCCGACGGATTGACGATGATCAATACCCTACTCGGCATGAGGCTTGATCTCAAGACGGGGAGACCGATCCTTGCCAATAAGACGGGGGGGCTTTCGGGTCCGGCCATCAAACCGGTTGCCATCCGGATGATCCATGAGGTGAGTCAGGCAGTGGACCTGCCGATCATCGGGATGGGGGGAGTGGAGTCTGCAGAAGATGTGATTGAATATTTCTACGCCGGTGCCAGTGCTGTTGCAGTAGGCACAGCCAATTTCGTAGATCCTTTCATCTGTAAGAAAATCATTCACGAACTGCCAGCACTGCTTGCCGAAATGAACGTGGACCATATTTCTCAATTGACCGGAAGGAGCTGGGGGAAACATGAACAAGCCGTTTATCGCCCTTGA
- a CDS encoding solute carrier family 23 protein — protein sequence MTNKQDIVLDVHEVPPARKWLTLSLQHLFAMFGATVLVPFLVDLSPGVALVSSGLGTLAYIIITRGQIPAYLGSSFAFIAPIIAAKQFGGPGAAMMGSFMAGIVYGLVALLISKLGVKWLSTILPPVVVGPVIMVIGLGLAGTAVNMAMYADPYADTLVYSSKHILVALATLLITIICSVYFKGFLGMVPILAGITGGYIIAIFAGLVDFQPVLDAPLFKMPDFFIPFVDYTPSFSWSIMSIMVPVAVVTMAEHTGHQMVLSKVVGRNFIEKPGLHKSILGDGAATVIASIIGGPPVTTYGENIGVLAITKVYSVYVIGGTAVLAVVFGFIGKITALISSIPTAVMGGVSILLFGIIASSGLRMLIDYKVDLGKNRNLIISSVILVIGVGGAYVELGENVSLSGMALAAIIGVVLNLVLPGREETSGNLFEEQKQANDEVA from the coding sequence ATGACCAACAAACAAGATATCGTACTTGATGTACATGAAGTCCCACCAGCAAGAAAATGGCTCACCCTGAGCCTTCAGCATCTGTTCGCCATGTTCGGCGCCACGGTCCTCGTACCGTTTCTCGTCGATCTGAGCCCGGGGGTTGCCCTCGTGTCGAGCGGCCTTGGGACGCTTGCATACATCATCATCACGAGGGGTCAGATCCCGGCCTACCTTGGATCATCCTTTGCATTTATCGCCCCGATCATTGCCGCCAAGCAATTCGGAGGCCCCGGTGCAGCCATGATGGGGAGCTTCATGGCCGGAATCGTGTACGGCCTTGTCGCCCTCCTGATCTCGAAGCTCGGAGTGAAATGGCTGTCCACGATCCTTCCGCCGGTTGTGGTTGGACCGGTGATCATGGTCATCGGACTGGGTCTTGCAGGAACGGCCGTCAACATGGCCATGTATGCCGATCCTTATGCAGATACCCTCGTCTATAGCAGCAAGCATATCCTTGTGGCGCTCGCCACCTTGCTCATCACGATCATCTGCTCGGTCTACTTCAAGGGCTTCCTCGGGATGGTCCCGATCCTTGCTGGTATAACAGGCGGCTATATCATTGCCATATTCGCCGGGCTCGTCGATTTTCAACCGGTTCTTGACGCGCCACTATTCAAAATGCCCGACTTCTTCATTCCATTCGTCGACTACACACCTTCCTTCTCCTGGTCCATCATGTCGATCATGGTACCTGTCGCCGTCGTGACGATGGCAGAGCACACCGGTCACCAGATGGTCCTAAGCAAAGTTGTCGGAAGGAACTTCATCGAAAAACCGGGCTTGCATAAATCCATCCTCGGCGACGGGGCGGCGACAGTCATCGCTTCCATCATCGGAGGTCCGCCAGTTACCACATACGGTGAAAACATCGGTGTCCTCGCCATCACGAAGGTATACAGCGTCTATGTAATCGGAGGGACAGCCGTACTGGCAGTCGTGTTCGGATTCATCGGGAAAATCACGGCCCTCATCAGTTCGATCCCGACGGCAGTCATGGGAGGGGTATCCATCCTTCTCTTCGGAATCATCGCATCGAGCGGTCTCAGGATGCTCATTGACTACAAGGTGGACCTTGGGAAGAACCGCAACCTTATCATCTCATCTGTCATCCTTGTCATCGGTGTCGGAGGCGCCTATGTGGAACTGGGAGAAAACGTGTCACTGTCTGGCATGGCCCTCGCAGCGATCATCGGTGTCGTACTGAATCTTGTCCTTCCGGGACGGGAAGAAACATCAGGAAATCTATTCGAAGAACAAAAACAAGCAAATGACGAAGTAGCATAG
- a CDS encoding dihydroorotase, with translation MNWLIKHANILNAKGELEPVEVKTNGNKIAEIGTGLSNTGEMEYDARGMLLSPGFVDLHVHLREPGGEHKETIETGTKAAAKGGYTTIAAMPNTRPVPDDIETLDWLHNRIHEMASVRVLPYGAITERQAGKELNDLEAMKQHGAFAFTDDGVGVQSAAMMLEAMKKAAAIGASIVAHCEENTLINKGSVHEGRFSASNGLNGIPSVCEAVHIARDVLLAEAAGAHYHVCHISTKESVRVVRDAKRAGIKVTAEVTPHHLLLCEDDIPGLDPNFKMNPPLRGKEDRDALIEGLLDGTIDFIATDHAPHTKEEKGEGMELSPFGIVGLETAFPLLHTHFVQKGIITLKQLIDWMTVKPSEAFNLPFGTLNAGSDADFTLIDLEKKETIQPESFLSKGKNTPFSGWECTGYPQATFYQGQQVWNGGEA, from the coding sequence ATGAACTGGTTGATCAAACATGCTAACATTCTGAATGCAAAAGGGGAACTGGAACCGGTAGAGGTAAAGACAAACGGAAACAAGATTGCAGAAATAGGAACGGGACTCTCCAACACGGGTGAGATGGAATATGATGCACGGGGCATGTTATTGTCACCAGGTTTCGTCGACCTCCACGTTCATCTCCGCGAGCCTGGAGGAGAACATAAAGAAACCATTGAAACCGGAACGAAAGCCGCTGCAAAAGGAGGTTATACGACGATCGCGGCGATGCCGAACACACGTCCAGTACCGGATGATATCGAAACACTTGATTGGTTACATAATCGAATACATGAAATGGCCTCGGTCAGGGTCCTGCCTTACGGAGCCATTACAGAGAGACAGGCTGGGAAGGAATTGAATGACCTAGAGGCAATGAAGCAACATGGGGCTTTCGCTTTTACTGATGACGGTGTCGGAGTACAGTCCGCCGCCATGATGCTCGAAGCCATGAAAAAGGCGGCAGCTATCGGCGCTTCCATCGTGGCCCATTGCGAAGAGAACACCTTGATCAATAAAGGGTCCGTCCATGAAGGGCGATTTTCAGCCTCGAACGGACTGAATGGGATCCCGTCTGTATGTGAAGCCGTTCATATCGCACGGGATGTGCTCCTGGCGGAAGCAGCGGGTGCCCATTACCATGTCTGCCACATCTCAACAAAAGAATCAGTCAGGGTGGTGAGGGATGCAAAGCGGGCGGGCATCAAGGTGACTGCAGAAGTGACCCCCCATCATCTCCTGCTATGTGAAGACGACATCCCCGGACTGGATCCAAACTTTAAGATGAATCCACCTCTCCGCGGGAAAGAGGACAGGGACGCCCTCATCGAAGGGCTTCTGGATGGCACCATCGACTTTATCGCCACCGATCACGCACCGCATACAAAAGAAGAAAAGGGAGAGGGCATGGAATTGTCGCCATTCGGGATTGTCGGTCTTGAAACGGCCTTTCCTTTACTCCATACGCATTTTGTCCAAAAAGGGATCATCACGCTGAAGCAGCTCATCGATTGGATGACAGTCAAACCTTCAGAAGCGTTCAATCTACCGTTTGGCACCCTCAACGCTGGAAGCGATGCGGACTTCACGCTGATCGATCTGGAAAAGAAGGAAACCATTCAACCTGAATCCTTCCTGTCTAAAGGCAAAAATACACCATTCTCAGGGTGGGAATGCACAGGATATCCGCAAGCGACATTTTATCAAGGTCAACAAGTTTGGAATGGAGGAGAAGCATAA
- the pyrR gene encoding bifunctional pyr operon transcriptional regulator/uracil phosphoribosyltransferase PyrR produces MTKKATVLDQPAIRRALTRIAHEIIERNKGIEEIVLVGIKTRGIHIARRLAERIHDIEGQKVPVGEIDITLYRDDLSVKTTDHEPEVKGSDLPVDIANKKVILIDDVLFTGRTVRAGLDALMDVGRPGQIQLAVLVDRGHRELPIRADYVGKNIPTSSSEKIMVALSEVDDRDEVSIYENE; encoded by the coding sequence ATGACAAAAAAAGCAACGGTTCTCGACCAGCCTGCCATCCGCAGGGCCCTGACGAGGATCGCTCATGAGATCATCGAGCGCAATAAAGGGATCGAAGAGATCGTCCTTGTCGGCATCAAGACAAGGGGCATCCATATCGCCCGCAGGCTCGCTGAACGGATCCATGATATCGAAGGACAGAAGGTTCCTGTCGGAGAGATTGATATAACACTTTACCGCGACGATCTGTCTGTTAAGACAACCGACCATGAACCTGAGGTGAAGGGTTCGGATCTTCCGGTGGATATCGCCAATAAAAAAGTCATCCTGATCGATGATGTCCTGTTTACCGGAAGAACGGTCAGAGCGGGTCTCGACGCCCTCATGGATGTCGGAAGACCGGGTCAGATCCAGCTGGCCGTTCTCGTTGACCGAGGTCACCGGGAGCTTCCGATCCGTGCCGACTATGTCGGGAAGAATATCCCGACTTCAAGCTCTGAGAAAATCATGGTTGCTCTCTCCGAGGTCGATGACCGGGATGAAGTATCCATCTACGAAAACGAATAA
- the lspA gene encoding signal peptidase II yields MYYYLLALVVIGIDQFTKWLVVRNMTQGESITVIPDVFYITSHRNPGAAWGILPGQMWFFYVITIAVIVGIVYYMQKHAKGHSLFSTSLAFMLGGAIGNFIDRVTRQEVVDFLNTYIFTYDFPIFNIADASLTIGVILLLLHMFMDERKAKKENKHGSHSTQH; encoded by the coding sequence GTGTATTATTATCTTCTCGCTTTAGTGGTCATCGGGATCGATCAGTTTACCAAATGGCTGGTTGTACGAAATATGACGCAAGGTGAAAGCATCACGGTCATCCCTGATGTATTTTATATCACTTCGCACAGAAATCCGGGCGCGGCGTGGGGGATCCTGCCAGGTCAGATGTGGTTCTTCTACGTCATCACCATTGCCGTGATCGTCGGGATCGTGTATTACATGCAAAAGCATGCGAAAGGCCATTCACTCTTCAGCACAAGTCTTGCATTCATGCTCGGCGGCGCCATCGGGAACTTCATCGACCGGGTGACGAGGCAGGAAGTGGTGGATTTCCTTAATACATATATTTTCACTTACGATTTCCCGATATTCAATATTGCCGATGCATCGCTCACGATAGGTGTAATTTTATTGCTCCTGCATATGTTCATGGATGAAAGAAAAGCAAAGAAGGAGAACAAACATGGAAGTCATTCAACACAGCATTGA